The following is a genomic window from Doryrhamphus excisus isolate RoL2022-K1 chromosome 3, RoL_Dexc_1.0, whole genome shotgun sequence.
CGGCATCGAGCTCCAGGACGTCTGTCATCTCCGCTTGTACTTTCATCCTTTCATGTCACGCTGAGATGATGGAGCTGTAGAACTAAAACTACCTGTGGCATTCGGGCACTGCCGTGATAGGCTGTGATGTTTGTGGCAGCCGTGCCCGACTTTCTCAGGTGTTGACGCAGAAGATGAAGAACGCTGACGTGCTTTTGAACATGTGTCCCTGTGCAGGTTCATGGCCACCAACGACTTGATGACAGAACTCCAAAAAGACTCCATCAAACTGGACGACGACAGCGAGAGAAAGGTCGGTGATGGCGGTtgactggttccagacccggccTTGATAAGTCCATTTCCACCAAATAGGAGTCTTTATGTACAAATAAGCATAGAAAAcaaactttctaaatatgctaCTTAGCATAATTAGAGTCCcgtagacaggaaataacacccctatggtcagtcaccttattaaaagaaaataagacatgtgcatgtgtgtgttgactgtaacagtagcctgtgtttttattaggcaTATTTACTAACAAGAAAACTAGACAAAACAAATAGCAAAATAGGGTacatttcaaatatttatttattattgaaatatgatatttcatattctcaaaatagtaaaagaaaaagctgtaattttaggaaaaataacattttactaGCATAAAGTTGTTGTACTATGACAAACAAATGACACAAGAAGTAGTTAGAAAAAATGAGTTGGCGGAAAACGTTCTAATATTACGTCAATAAGTACTGATGGGgcgtgtgattgacaggtggtgAGGATGATTCTTAAGCTGCTGGAGGACAAGAACGGAGAAGTTCAGAACCTGGCCGTCAAATGGTAAACGATGGTAAAACGACGGTTCCGACGTGGGGTCTGTGATTGACGAGAAGGTGTGTGTTGTCAgcctgggccccctggtgagcaAGGTGAAGGAGTATCAGGTGGAGACCATCGTGGACACGCTGTGCACCAACATGCTGTCGGACAAGGAGCAGCTGAGGGACATCTCATCCATCGGCCTCAAAACGGTCATCGGCGAGCTGCCGCCTGCCTCCAGCGGTCAGACGGCGTCCTCTACCGGTCACGCCGCCCTCGTGACGGCTGTCGCCTGACTCCTCCCCCACCTGTTTCAGGCTCCGCCCTGGCCGCCAGCGTCTGCAAGAAGATAACGGGTCGACTGACCAGCGCCATTGCCAAGCAGGAGGACGTGTCGGTGCAGCTGGAGGCGCTGGACATCATGGCCGACATGCTGTGCAGGtagccgccaccgccgccgccatcgccgccatcttggattgTAGTCAAACACGCTTTAACGTGCGGCCTTTCCAGACAGGGGGGTCTGCTGGTCAACTTCCACCCCTCCATCCTCAGCTGCCTCCTCCCTCAGCTCACCTCCCCCAGGCTGGCCGTCAGGAAGgtaaagccccgccccctcgctGCGCTTGTGTCGCCGTGGTAACAGCGCCGGACTCTTGCAGAGGACCATCATGGCGCTGGGACACCTGGTCATGTCCTGCGGGAACCTGGTCTTCATCGACCTCATCGAGCACCTGCTGAGCGAGCTCGGACGCAACGACAACATGTCCACCACCAGGACGTACATCCAGTGCACCGCCGCCATCAGCAGACAGGCCGGGCACAGGATCGGTGAGACCGCCGCCCCGCCCCCCGCACCCCCGCGCCGACGTGCACTCATCTTGATTGTCCCCTCAggggagtacctggagaagaTCATCCCGCTGGTGGTCAAGTTCTGCAACGTGGATGACGACGAGCTGCGGGAGTACTGCATCCAGGCCTTCGAGTCCTTCGTCAGGAGGTACGCCACCTTCAAACGCGGCGAGAACCCGCCCTGGCGTGACCCCCGCCCTGGCGTGACCCCCGCCTGTCCTCCTCCAGGTGTCCGAAGGAGGTCTACGCCCACGTTCCCACCGTCATCTCCATCTGCCTGCGCTACTTGACCTACGACCCCAACTACAACTTTGAcgacgaggacgaggacgacAACGCCATGGACGCCGAGCAGAACGACGAAGACTACCAAGGTAGGCGTCACGCACCTCTCGTCCGCCACCGCGGCGAAGACGCCTGACCGTGTCCGCCCCCTCCGTCCAGGAAGTGACGACGAATACAGCGACGATGACGACATGAGCTGGAAGGTGCGGCGGGCGGCGGCCAAGTGCCTGGACGCCGTCGTCTCCACGCGTCACGAGATGCTTCCCGAGTTCTACCGCTCCGTGTCCCCAGCCCTCGTCTGCCGCTTCAAGGTGGAGCCCCgtcatggccccgccccctccctcgCCCCGCTCACCCTCGTGTGTCTGCCCCccaggagagagaggagaacgTCAAGGCGGACGTCTTCCACGCCTACCTGTCCCTGCTCAAGCAGACCAGACCGGCTCAGAGCTGGTTGGCCGACCCGGACGCCATGGAGCAGGGGGACACGCCCCTCACCATGCTGCAGAGTCAGGTGACCAAAGGAAGGCTTTCATAATGTTACTCTCCTTCGCTGGCGGTCCAGGTTTGACTGTGGCGTGCCGCCGTAAATGCATGAATGTACGGGAAACCCCGCCATCTTTAAAGGTTCCCCTCGgacaccccgcccccccccagcacTGCTGAGTTTGAGGTTTGTCGCACCCCGCAGGTGGCCATGATCGTCAAGGCGCTTCACAAGCAGCTGAAGGAGAAGAGCGTGAAAACTCGCCAGTGTTGCTTCAACATGTTGACGGAGCTGGTCAACGTCCTCCCGGGGGCGCTCACCCAGCACATCCCCGTGCTGGTGCCAGGTACGTGTCACGTGACCACGGCGGAGGAGGGTGCCGTGCGGGGGCCCGCCCACGTGACGCCTGTGTCTTCCAGGCATCATCTTCTCCCTCAACGACAAGTCCAGCAGCTCCAACCTGAAGATCGACGCGTTGGCGTGCCTCCACGTCATCATGGTCACGCACCCCGCCCACGCCTTCCACGCCCACGTGCCCGCCCTGGTCCCCCCCGTGGTGGCCTGCGTGGGAGACCCCTTCTATAAGATCACCTCAGAGGCCCTGCTGGTCACGCAGCAGCTGGTCAAGGTGACCTTCGTCTTCAGCCGGTCTTGGGTTCTGCCGCCAGCTGCCTTGTCACCCGCCGGACTCTTTCTGCTCTCTGGTAGGTGATCAGAcccctggacagccaatcagagggctcTGACAGCTTTGACCCCTCCCCGTACATCAGCGACCTGTTCAGCTGCACCATCAGACGCCTTAAAGCGGCGGACATCGACCAGGAGGTGAAGGAGCGCGCCATCTCCTGCATGGGTCAGATCATCTGCAACCTCGGTAACCACGCCTCGCCGCCGTCGCCGTCTCGGTCGCCGCTTCCCGCCTTGACTGTCTCTTCCTGTGTGGTCGCCTAGGTGACCGTCTCCCCGCCGAACTTCACGGCACGCTCCTGATATTTTTGGAGCGTCTGAAGAACGAAATCACGCGGCTGACCACAGTCAAAGGTGGGGGTGCTCATGAATATTCaagatatgcaaatgagcacgGGTGTGTTTGGTTTCAGCTCTCACGCTGATCGCCGGCTCGCCGCTCAAGATTGACCTGCGGCCCGTCCTCCCCGACGCCATCCCCATCCTGGCCTCCTTCCTGCGTAAGAACCAGCGAGCGCTGAAGCTGTGCACGCTGGCCGCGCTCGACATTCTGCTCCGGAACTACAGGTACCGCCCACCGCTTGGCCCCGCCCCACCCGCCCGTCCGCCGCCGCTCACCCTTTGCCGTCATGTTGTCAGCTCTGCCGTGACGCCCGTCATGGTGGACGCCGTCCTGGCCGAGCTGCCGCCTCTCATCTCGGAGAGCGACATGCACGTGTCCCAGATGGCGCTCAGCTTCCTGTCCACGCTGGCCGTGACACACCCCTCGCTGCTGGGCCAGCTGAGCGGCGGCAACATCCTGCAGCAGCTCATCGCGCTGGTCCGATCCCCGCTGCTGCAGGGCGGCGCGCTCTCCGCCATGTTGGACTTCTACCAGGTACAGGCGAGGTGTGGTGTGGCGAAGCGCGGCGAGGCGCGCCCACTAACGTGCACGTGTGCGCCGGCAGGCTCTGGTGTCCACAGACACGCCGGGTCTGGGCTACATGGACCTGCTGAGGATGCTGACGGGTCCGGTTTACTCCCAGAGCGCCGCGCTGCCGCACAAGCAGGCGTACTGCTCCATCGCCAAGTGCGTGGCCGCCTTGACGCGGGCGTGTCCCGCCGAGGGGCCGGCCGTGGTGGGACAGTTCATCCAGGTGAGCCGCGCTCGCCGGGGCCCCGCCCACATCAGCGTGCTCACACGGTGTCGCCCGTTTCCGCTGTGCGCAGGACGTGAAGAACAGTCGCTCCACAGACTCCATCAGGCTGCTGGCTCTGCTCTCCTTGGGGGAGGTCGGACATCACGTGGACCTCAGCAGCCAACCCGAGCTCAAGACGGTCATCCTGGACGCCTTCTCGTCCTCCAGTGAGGAGGTAAACCCCCCCCGCCCGGCCCACCTCTGACTCCGCCTCTTACCGCCCCCTCCCGTCTGTCTCAGGTCAAGTCGGCGGCGTCGTACGCCCTGGGCAGCATCGCCGTGGGGAACCTTCCGGAATATTTGCCTTTCGTCCTGCAGGAGATCTCCTCCTCCAAACGCCAGTACCTCCTGCTGCACTCGCTCAAAGAGATCATCAGTGAGAGCGCCCGCCCGcccgtgtgcacgtgtgtgtgcacgtgtgagtGCACGTCtaacactggtgtgtgtgttgaggttcTGCGTCGGTGTCGGGCCTGAAGCCGTACGTGGAGTCGGTGTGGACGCTGCTGCTCAAACACTGCGAGTGTCAGGAGGAGGGAACCAGGAACGTGGTGGCCGAGTGTTTGGGCAAACTGACGCTCATCAACCCCGAGACGCTGCTGCCCCGCCTCAAGGGGTACCTGCTGTCAGGTGAGCCCCCGCCGCCCACCCTCGGCGGGCCGGACCCCTCATTGGCTGCTTGTGTGCAGGCTCGTCGTACGCCAGGAGTTCCGTGGTCACGGCGGTCAAGTTCACCATCTCGGACCAGCCGCAGCCCATAGACCCCCTGCTCAAGAACTGTATAGGTGCGTCCTGGTGGTGGGCGGGGGCTTAGAGCTGGCTGTGACCCATTGGCTGCTTCCTGTCAGGTGATTTCCTGAAGACGCTGGAGGATCCCGACCTGAACGTGCGGCGCGTTGCCTTGGTGACGTTCAACTCGGCggcccacaacaagcccagcctGATCAGAGAGCTGCTGGACTCGGTTCTACCGCAGCTCTACAACGAGACCAAAGTCCGCAAGGAGCTGATTCGCGAGGTGatgctgctgatgatgatgatgatgatgatgatgatgcgagCGTGCTTGGATTGACACGCGTGTGCGCAGGTGGAGATGGGCCCCTTCAAGCACACGGTGGACGACGGCCTGGACCTGCGGAAGGCCGCCTTTGAGTGCATGTACACTCTGCTGGACAGCTGCCTGGACCGCATCGACATCTTCACCTTCCTCAACCACGTGGAGGACGGCCTCAAGGACCACTACGACATCAAGGTGCCGCGTTCGAGACCGCCAGAGGTCGCCACCCTTGTCCTGACGCTCCCCTGTGTCTCCTAGATGCTCACCTTCCTCATGCTGGCCCGGCTGTCGTCCCTCTGTCCCAGCGCCGTCCTGCAGAGGCTGGACAGACTGGTGGAGCCGCTCCGAGCCACGTGCACCACCAAGGTACGCACACTGCCGCTTGGAGGCCGCTAGGAGACCCAGGAGGTGTTCCTAACCGTGTCGTGCGTTCAGGTGAAGGCCAACTCGGTGAAGCAGGAGTTCGAGAAGCAGGACGAGCTGAAGCGCTCGGCCATGCGGGCCGTGGTGGCGCTGCTGACAATCCCCGAGGCGGAGAAGTCTCCGCTCATGTCCGAGTTCCAGTCGCAGATCTCATCCAATCAGGAGCTGGCCGCCATCTTTGACTCCATCCAGAGGGACTCCAGCTCGGCCAACATGGAGTCCATGGACACCAGCTAAAGACGCAAAAGCTCCCACAATGCaacacacgcagacacacacagacacacaccctGCTGCTGGAGCGCTAACCCTGCAgcatgtttccatgacaacacacacgTAGTGACACACCCTCTCTAGCGATCGGTcgttcccatgatgcattgcaCTGACATGAGCGGCCCCCGCACGGACAAAACGGATGAAGACAAagaacaagtttaaaaaaaaaaaaaaaaaagttcataggGAAGATTGGAAGCTcctcccacttcctgtttgttttctgGTGAGTTGTTTTCATTGtggcttttccttttccttttggcAGCCGCTGCCGCGACCTGATTGGCTGCTGCCGGCTGATTGACAGCCGGCGTGTTACAGCCCGATCGATGCCTGaggactttttaaattttttttttccttcgggatggcggcggcgacggcggcCAGCGGGGATGCTCTTTTGGGACCGCTCGGCTTCTTTGTTTTCCCTCCCATTCGGCAAAGTCGCCCTCCAATCCTTGTCGCCTGTAGGAAGGAAGGATTGGTGGACCTGACCGGATCCTCCTGACGGCCGCGTCTTGTCAAGGTAGCCAAACGCCAATCAAACATCTGTTGTTCCTGCTAGCGGCGCAGACCGGGACCGGAGTGGTGACGTCACTCGGCATCTGGTCCAGTTTGGCCTCCGCAGTCTGCTCCTGTTGATTGCCCGAACGAAATAAAGGTCCATTTCTGCCTGCCTTCACCACGACTCTCCTTATTTGATGGCTTTAAATAGTTTCATAAATAGTTTCATAAGTATCATCCTGTCTTTCTGATGTTAATAATACCCACCTTGATGTCTGCTGCAAGCTGATTGGTTGTCATCTGGTCTCCTAGCAATCAACATGGCTGCCCCTCCCAAgctgtgaaacatgaacagatCAGTGAGATGgaggaagtaaacaaatcaaAGTGGCTGTTGAATGTCGATCTCTTCATCTGTGAAGAAAGATGACGTTTCCCTTCATGTGGACCCTTCAGGTCCAGTATGGTCGATACCGAtgctgcattttttaaattcatttcaaatgaaattacaaATCAAAGCCAGGTTGCGATGTCATTATGTTCTGAGTGTCCGTGAACGCACCTCGCTGGAAGTGCTACGAGTCGGAGATACAAATACGGTGTTGGAATTCAACTGCCTTTGATGTGTTCAAAGCACAATAGTTATTCAGGGGTGTCAGACGCTATTGTGCCTAACATAACAGCGCATGCGTCGATTAATGGGGTTTTAAAGTATTTAAATAATTGAGCTACATAAGGCGCGAAAGAGCACAAAGCAAGTACGTGTGTTAAAGGGAACCTGTGGAGGAGGGGGTCTCTATTCGAGGTGACTCCTTCCTGTTTGGGGTGTGGCCTCACAACACTCGGATGTGGCTTCTGTTCACGTCTCGTGCTGACTAATGTCAAGTTGACACTAACGCAAAAGGAGCCTGTCTGGTTTACGGGCGTCTAGTTTGGTGGTCAAGTCTACTTCCGGTGTTGTATTTAATTTGAAAAGGTAGCGCGGAAGTTGGCGCATTTATCAGGCGACTTGACGCGGGCCGAGGAGGGAGCGGCTCTGGTCGAGCTACGCTAGCACagaagaggagagagagagcagtGGATGACGGTGAGTCCTTCTTGTCGTCTTTCTTCTCGTCTTTTCGTCTTCTCGTCCTTTGTGGACATGTCCCTGTACACGGGACATGACAGCGGGGCTTAGGCGGGCAGGGAGGCAGGCTTGGCTGGAGGGTGTTGGGGCGGGGGGCTGGCGAGTCGAACTGGGCCGGTTTGCGGAAGCGAGccgcgaacacacacacacacacacacacacacacacacacggtcggACGTTAGTACAGCCGGACGGACATGTCTCAGCCTTGACGGTGGTTTGATTGACATGATGGCGGCCCGGATGTGCGCCCCTCACAGCGGGGCCCGCGGGGCGAGCTGGCCGACCAGCATAGCTTCTATGGCGGccagaaagacaggaagtaacttgtctgcatactgtgtgtgtgtgcgcgtgagcGAGACCAGGCTGTGTTTAGTCCTGTCGCACACGCGCACGCGCACATGCACACGTATACTATTAGTATTACCAGGCCCCACCTACCtgactgactgtgtgtgtgtgtgtgtgtgtgagaccttCAGGGTCCAACAAGTTGAAGATGATGGTGCGTTCAGGGACTGTAGGACAAAGCTGGGACATCATCAGCGACACTGATGACGTGTTGTACTAAAGTGAACATTTGGTGTTTATTTGGACCCGAGCCAGGGACAGGGAGGGGCGTGTTTTACAGGTGTGTTGTAGCTGTGGGCGGAGCTTACTGTGATTGACAGCACCCCCTCTCtcactgtgtgtgcgtgcagacAGCAGGTGAAGATGCGTGAATACAAGCTGGTGGTCCTCGGGTCTGGTGGTGTCGGAAAGTCTGCTCTGGTATGGAACGCACACGCGCAAGACCCAGATCAagaccacttcctgtgtgtgtgtgtgtgtgtgtgtgtgtgtgcagacggTGCAGTTTGTCCAGGGCATTTTTGTGGAGAAGTACGACCCCACGATAGAAGATTCCTACCGGAAGGTGAGCCAGTGAAGGCATCGTCAGCACGTTTCCAGCTAAATGAAGCTAAGCTAATGTtgtcatacgtgtgtgtgtgtgtgcagcaagtGGAGGTGGATGGTCAGCAGTGCATGTTGGAGATCCTGGACACGGCAGGAACagtaagaacacacacacacacacacacacacagcctatgttgccgtggcaacaggaagtgacgttacACTTGTTGCCGTTTAGGAGCAGTTCACGGCCATGCGAGACCTCTACATG
Proteins encoded in this region:
- the cand1 gene encoding cullin-associated NEDD8-dissociated protein 1, which gives rise to MASASYHISNLLEKMTSSDKDFRFMATNDLMTELQKDSIKLDDDSERKVVRMILKLLEDKNGEVQNLAVKCLGPLVSKVKEYQVETIVDTLCTNMLSDKEQLRDISSIGLKTVIGELPPASSGSALAASVCKKITGRLTSAIAKQEDVSVQLEALDIMADMLCRQGGLLVNFHPSILSCLLPQLTSPRLAVRKRTIMALGHLVMSCGNLVFIDLIEHLLSELGRNDNMSTTRTYIQCTAAISRQAGHRIGEYLEKIIPLVVKFCNVDDDELREYCIQAFESFVRRCPKEVYAHVPTVISICLRYLTYDPNYNFDDEDEDDNAMDAEQNDEDYQGSDDEYSDDDDMSWKVRRAAAKCLDAVVSTRHEMLPEFYRSVSPALVCRFKEREENVKADVFHAYLSLLKQTRPAQSWLADPDAMEQGDTPLTMLQSQVAMIVKALHKQLKEKSVKTRQCCFNMLTELVNVLPGALTQHIPVLVPGIIFSLNDKSSSSNLKIDALACLHVIMVTHPAHAFHAHVPALVPPVVACVGDPFYKITSEALLVTQQLVKVIRPLDSQSEGSDSFDPSPYISDLFSCTIRRLKAADIDQEVKERAISCMGQIICNLGDRLPAELHGTLLIFLERLKNEITRLTTVKALTLIAGSPLKIDLRPVLPDAIPILASFLRKNQRALKLCTLAALDILLRNYSSAVTPVMVDAVLAELPPLISESDMHVSQMALSFLSTLAVTHPSLLGQLSGGNILQQLIALVRSPLLQGGALSAMLDFYQALVSTDTPGLGYMDLLRMLTGPVYSQSAALPHKQAYCSIAKCVAALTRACPAEGPAVVGQFIQDVKNSRSTDSIRLLALLSLGEVGHHVDLSSQPELKTVILDAFSSSSEEVKSAASYALGSIAVGNLPEYLPFVLQEISSSKRQYLLLHSLKEIISSASVSGLKPYVESVWTLLLKHCECQEEGTRNVVAECLGKLTLINPETLLPRLKGYLLSGSSYARSSVVTAVKFTISDQPQPIDPLLKNCIGDFLKTLEDPDLNVRRVALVTFNSAAHNKPSLIRELLDSVLPQLYNETKVRKELIREVEMGPFKHTVDDGLDLRKAAFECMYTLLDSCLDRIDIFTFLNHVEDGLKDHYDIKMLTFLMLARLSSLCPSAVLQRLDRLVEPLRATCTTKVKANSVKQEFEKQDELKRSAMRAVVALLTIPEAEKSPLMSEFQSQISSNQELAAIFDSIQRDSSSANMESMDTS